ATGAACGCTTCGGAGAACGCCACGAGTATGTAATCGGGAGCCTGTATCCAGACGTGAATGCTTTTGGGCGGGGAGTTGTCAACGTAATGCTGCAGGACACTGGCGTAGACCATGGATATGGAGGCGAAAAGAAAGCCTACGAAGATTCGGGTGACTGGATCGAAGTCGATACGGACTTACGGAACATAGGACACACATTACTAAGGGATTTTTCTAGTAGATGCAGTGTTGTTAACGGAAACCATGAAATCATTCACTCACTGTCTAAGAAAAGAATACAGATACAGAATGCGATTAGCGCAAATACTCAATTGAACAAATTAGATATCAGAGTCTTGTCTACTTGTTTAAATGATCTTTCGCACTGTGTTCAATcatttaataatcgtaaaacgtTGGGTGAACATAAGGTACGGACCAAAGCTATGTTCAAAAACAAGAGTCGTCTTGAATTAGCCATTGATCTTTCACACTAAGGGAGAAAGCGTAAAGACAAGCGAGCAAAGAGGATGGGAATTGGCCACTATTTCCTTAAAATGGTGTCTTTGGTCACGAAGCCGTAGCCTGCAATAAGCCGCTGAGTCAGCGGAGAGCATACTTTGCCGAGCAACTTCGACTTATTCAGCATCACAACGTTTGTGGATTGTCGGCCGCAAATACGAGAGCTGAGGCGGGTTGAACGGCGGACTAGGGGCGGACGATGCCGTCAAGGGCCGCGAATGCGTCCGATCAGCGTACAAGATTGAGTGTAAAATCGAACTTAGCTTTTATCTGGAGACGAGGTAATTCTCGCCGATGCGACATTCCCAATAGCCCAGTTGAGGAAGTTTAAATCTTCGTTTATTGAGCCATGTCCTTGAATACTTAAGATCTACAAGTTCGATTGTTCCCAATACTTTCTGTTCGTCACGGATCGGTTGACGCTATTCTTTCTCTACCTAGTCTCAAAATGCGTGTTGCATCTACTTTTGTGCGCCCGATCATATCGGCGACGAGACTCACAATCAAGTCCCGTTACTCTTCTTTTCCCGTGTCCCCCACGTCTTCTGGAAAACATCATGTACAAACCACTTTCAACTATTTCAAACCGCTTTCCAAGGGACAAGAGCCACCAACTATATATCCCTTCAGACCTGAGACACACGACTATAGTCGTTGGACTGAGCAAGTTCCAGTGACGGTCCATGACATTACTGGCGATGAACACAAATACTCCCTCGACAACCATGGTTTCAAATTCCATCTTCACAAAACCAAGGTCGCCAACTTCGATGATCCCTTGGTCGTGGAGCAGGAGTATTTCCCGGAAATGAAACAGATGCTGAAGGATGTGTAGGTAGCCAACGTTCCTTTTCCACTAAATGCAGGCTAATAGATTACCCAGAACTGGCGCGAAACACGTTTTTCTCTTCAATCCCATCCACCGGAAGCCATCATCAGAGCGCGGAAAAGCCGCACAAGGTCCGGTCCAGCTGGTTCATATTGACCTGACACCCGAGGATGCCGTCGCTGGCGCACGTCATGACCTAGGTCCTCAGGCAGAAGAGTTATTGAAAGGTCGCTTTCAAGTAATTCACGCTTGGAGACCACTGAAACCTGTCTACAAGGACCCTTTTGCAGTCGCCGATGCTCGTTCCGTGGCGGACGAAGACCTTGTTCACACAGAGGTCGTCTTTCCTTCTCGCAAGGGCTCTACCTTCAACGTCACTGCCAGTCCGAACCATCGTTTCTATTTTAGATACGGCCAGACGCCTGATATTGTCACGTTGTTCAAGAGTTACGATTCTGAGGTTGGCGTTGCCAGACGGAACCCGCACTCGGCGTTTGTTGACCCAACGACGGTAGACTGCTCAGACAGAGAAAGTTTCGAAATCAGGGCGTACCTTTTCCACGAATCACAATAGCTACATTTTAGATGATAGTATGAACTACTGGACCCGAACTGAAGAGCATACCATGGCGAAAGATCAAGGTCTACaactaaattattagtatCACTTAAGATTATGAGACTTTCCCACCGCGTACTGAACGGCTCTACCTTTCCCAAGCCCCCCAAAACCTATAATTTGCCTATCACTATGCCGAATtcaaagaggtttttattatcATATTGACTGCTGTGGCAGGAGGACCGTAGCCCTTATCATAGAGCTCCGGAAGGTTTTGTAGTATAGAGGGTTGTAAGCCGAGCTTACCTACCccataactttattaaattatatcaGGGGTGCCACGCTCAAATTATCTGAGCTGGACGCCTATTATTCAGCAGATATTTGCCTCAACCTGACATGCCGGACTACCGGCTGAGACTCCACGAGCTTCTTCGCGTGGTATGCGGATCTTGGTCTGCATTGGTAAAGACGCGTCGTCTAGTTTTATCGTGTCATTCTTCTTGCATCAGCCGCCTAACATAGATTAATAGCTCCaagcagcgcttatacccattcaaatcaatcaaacaaataagtcaaacaaacagtcaaatataggaatttcagtaagtcaaacaatcaaatattctagcccatatatttagtatatttgaTCAAATCTAGAATCTAAGGGTGGGCCCGAATATACCAATAATATACCGAGAAAATAtggtaaaaaaggggccgcCCGGACCCGGATTCGAACACCGGACCTCCGGTATTAAAGTGGGCCTGCCGAAAAAAATTCGGCGGCTCCGGCGCAGAATCCACTGCACCATTTACACCTCTAAAcgggctatagaaaattctAGCAAATCAATCAAATATTCATcaaataagtcaaacaatcaaatatagcgcgagaaatcagccaaacaatcaaatatgaggttcatatttgatttgtttgtatgggtataagcgctggcTCCAAGACCGGCCAACTCGTCTCACTTGTGATTCACATGGTTGCAGTCAACTTGTGGTACGAATTTATGTTTCAATCTTAGCTTTTTCAGCACATCCATAGCTTCAGAGATTGCATCTCGTCACTCCAGCTTTAAGAACAGCCTATCGTCTATAGAAAAAGAACAAAACTCGAAAGAAAGAGCTATCAAATGGCCGTCTCGTAACAGTAAAGAGCGACTGACCACACGGCGTCACTTGGTGCACTTAGTGGGTCCAGATATCGGTCTCGGGCCGGATTGGCGTGCCAAAACTACAAACCAGCCGGCCGGCGCACATTTTATTTTGTCCATTCCGGAGCTATTGCTCGATGACACTTGCAACGGGGTAAAATTCGTCCGCGGATGGGTCTCCGAGCAATCAAATCATCGCATTAATAAATCATGCACCGTGTCATGGGCCCGTTGCGCGGGGCGTTATTCAGCATGACGGACTTCCATTAGCGACATCACTCCGTGAAGCGAATTCCTCCTTCCCGTCTGCGCTATATATGTTCGTCAATTTTGTCTTCTCGAACTAGATAGTCCATAGAGACGAAAAGTAACAAATAGCTTTTCATCATGTTCACGGATCTCATTAATTCCAGCAAGTTGGGTGTTCTTGCCGCCCTTCCAATCCTCTACTGGATCGGCTGGGTTATTTACGCACGCACTCTACACCCATTGAGCAACATTCCCGGTCCATTCTTGGCGACGGTCTCTCGACTATGGTACATCCGCAAAATTTGGTCAGAGGATGTAGAAAAGGATGAGAGGGTCCTACACGAGAAATTCGGTCCTTTGATTCGCATTGCGCCGGATGAAGTATCGTGCTCCGAGTACGCCTCCAGCTTTTACAGAACCCACTGATTGAGAGCACGGCAACTAAACGGAATACAGCCCTGAGGCATTTGCAAATATCTATCGCTTTTCCAACGCTTTGGACAAGGCCGAGTTCTATAGACCCTATAACACCACCGGGTTTAGCCCCCACGGAGACGTGTTCTCATGCAAGAACGACAAGAAGCATGGCCAGAGACGCAAGATTACCAGTAGTGTCTACTCAATGAGTAATGTAGCCAAGTCGGAATAGTACATTGATGCTTGTGGCGATCTTTTGACCGAGCGGTTGGCAAAATTTGCGGACACAGGCAAGCCCTGTGACATCGGGGAGTGGCTGCATTGGTTAGTTTGCAATTTGCCCTGTCCACATAATCCACGTGTCGAATATAGGCTTAACAACTTTAGGTACACTTTCGACATCATCGGTGAGCTCTTTTATGGCAGGGCATTCGGCTTCCTTGATGAAGGCAAGGATCAGAATGATTGGATCAAATCTCTCGATAAAATGATTCCCTTTGTCTGTCTCATGGGCGTTGCACCGCCAGCTCTCCGACCTTTCATCGGCATCGGAACCATGCTCACGTCCGCCGGAAAGGAAATTGCGAAGGGAGTGTACGAGATCTCCTCTCGCCCGTCACACGACTGTGGAAGACTGACACTTGGCGGAACAGGAAGAACATTGGCGAATCCTCCGCGCGGCTTATGAAGGACGCGTACGAGTCACGCCTCGAGGCCCCAAGGACCGATATGGCCCAGCAGGTTTTCGCCATCTACGAAAAGAATGGCGAAAAGTACGACTACCGATGGGGCGACGTCGAGCAGGAATCGTACGGCGCGCTTTTTGCCGGCAGTGATACCACCGCGATCGCCTTTCGATCCCTTTTCTACCACCTCATGCACAACCCTGACATCTATCGCCGCCTCGAGGCTGAAATCGACCAGGCCGTCAGCGAGAGTCGGCTGAGTATGCCTCCTGTATACAAAGATGCATCCCAGCTTCCTTACCTGTGCGCGTGCATCAAAGAGGCCTTGCGCATCCACCCCGGAGCACAGCTCTGTAAGTTGAGCTCTCTCTAGACTGCTATCTTAAAAGTGATAGTGTGAAATCTAATTATTATCTCAGCTCTACCACGTACTGTGCCTCCACAAGGAATGACAATCAGCGGACAGTTCATTCCTGGCGGCTACACTGTTGGCATAAATGCCGCTGTGCTGCACTTCGACAAGAAAGTGTTTGGTCAGGACGCGGAGAGCTTCAACCCCGATCGATGGTTGGACACTTCCCGTGCCAACTACATGGACAAGTATATGATGGCCTTTGGTGGTGGCACCCGCACTTGCCTGGGCAAGAACATTGCTCTCATCGAATTACACAAGCTCACTCCTCACCTTGTGTGGAACTATAGGTTCGAGTTCTACGACCAGAACAAGACCACTTGGCATACAAGGAACACCTTCTTTGCACGACAGGAGGGGGTAGTCGCTCGCATTGTAAAAAGAAGGAATTAGGTAGGGCTGGGATACCGTGGAAGCGCCATCGATTATCTAGGTGTGGAATTGGGGTGTCTCATTGCCTGTCATGCCAGTTTGCTGATTCTATAAACATAGACCTATTAGCTTAGTTACCACCAACCAGAGTTTCAAGTCAATTGAGGATCTAAAAAAAACTTTGACGTCTTTTCTGAATACAGAACGAACAGAACTAATGGCTTTCGGAGTTCCTTTGGACATACAACAACTAAAGTGCATCCAAGAGAGGATCCCGCGTTGGAGGTTCCGAGTCACCATTCACACTCTTGGACCAGGCAACTAAGCACACTGATAGTAGTATGGCGCCGAGACACCCTGGCAAGTTGAACCTGACTGTAGGGAGTAGATAGTCGTTAGCTTGAAGGCCTGGAAATGGGACTCGAACACGAGAAGGTGGTAACTTACGGCACAGGTGGTGCATCCCGTCCAACCCTGACCACCACACTGCGCATACTTCTGAACAGTACACGACGGCGGGCTTCCAGTGCCAGGAGACGTACCTCCTCCACCGACAGGTGATATAGGAAGCGCCGTGCCGACAGGTCCTTTGGCAGCATCGCACGTAGATGCGCAACCACTGCATCCAGAACCTGCCGTCTTCGTAGTCCCGATCGAAGCGACAGCAGGACCGGGGACCGTATATCCAGACAGCTTTGCATGGATGTTGACAGCAATTCCGGGATCGCTCGCCTTGTACGCACCGGGGAAGCTGACTGTCGCGGGTTTCGCCGTCCCCGTACCGCCCGAGACCGAAAGCTGGAAGCACGTCATATAGAGCTGCGCTCCGCCTGAAGGCCCGGCAGCATGGAGAGCAATGACTTCCGCCCGGAGAAGGTAGTCGCCGTCGGCGATATCTTTGCTGATCGGGATATCCATCTTGCCGCAGCAGGTGTTGAGATCTTTGGTGCCCCAATTATCGTCATCGCCGGAGCCGGAGCCGGATTTGGCGGACCAGCCGTCTTGGAAGATCTTGAACCAGCCAGCAGAACCGTCGGCTGTGGCGGCGTTGTCGACTTTGCTGAGGTAGACTATGACCGGCCCGTAGTGCGCGCCGCCGATGGCTTCATTCTTGCAGCTTCTGTCGCCGTTTTGCTGTTTGGGTCCTGTGTCAGTGACGATCTATCTGGGCCATAGAGGGTCACTAGCTTTACCTGATGCATCTCAATGGTGACCGTTCCACCGGCCTTGACAGGGCATTTGGCGTTTACGCCGCTTGTTCCGCCGACGTTGCATCTGACTTCGTTACCGGCGAGATTGGTGACGGGCGAGTTGCTTTGGGGCAATCTTGCACACTGCGAGCCGTGAGAGAAGGTCAGTCAAAGTATCATTTCCCTTGTTAAGGCAAGTAGAGACGTATCATATCAACTCCATCAACCCAGAGTTGTTGGAAAGTGGCATGAGCGGCACTTTTTCTGGCCGCGATTGCTACGACCACGGCGAAGGTGTTCCACTTCATGGCTACTTTGATGAATGGAAAAGACGATGACGCGGATGACTTCGAGGTCAATAAGTGTATTTCGATTGCGAAGAGATCAAATGACTATCTGGTTATGAAAAATCTTTGCAGGCAGAAACCACTTCTATACCAACCTGCCTGCTTGATAaacctttacttatttatagaacGCATGCAGCATACAAGGCGGGAGGCGGGCGTCAGTATGTGCTATTCCCATTCCTCCAACTTTCCAACATGAAGCATTGTCATCTTCATGCAAAAGGACTCCCAAAAATGGCTTCTGGCACTCATGGAGAATAATTGATATTAGTCCGGCCCTTCCTTATATGACTCGTGCACCACGTGGGTTACTCGCCCTGGCTAGGCCGTCTCGGCATGTCCATTGAGCCAAAAGTCGATGTCTATAGCCCCATGGATCCAATACTGGCACACGAAAGTATTGGCCAGTCACAAAGTCCTGCCAGATTGGTGTAGCACTCAAGTCTTAACTAGTACACCGTTGCACTtcagagcctatatagccGGTTGACCGGCAGAACCCGCCGGCCTGATACCTTCCGTGATCGCCGCAATGCGACGCAGGATGCGATCGGCTCTTTCGGAACCCAATCATCAGGCTGTTTGTCTCTCAAATGCTAATAAGGCTATCTCACCTGATGTAATCTTCAACTACTAGGATGCAGTCGGTTGCGTTGAGGAGCACCCGAGCCAGATGTGACGACCAGAAGACTTCACATAGCATTGAAGGTATTTGACCGAACATGCTTTAGGTATCTGACATAACTTCGTGAACGAGCATACATGCGTCGGTATGATATTAATGTGCCACCCACCGGGAAAACAAAACAGTACTGGACTTCTGACCTCTGAGCCGTCAACGCGTGAGCGAAGTGGCTGAAACAAAATGTGAATGTTCTACAATGAATACATGATTAATCACAAAAGCCAAGGAGCGCAGGCTTTCATGATGGGCGCTGTAGGTACCGCAAGATCTCCGGATCCTGGCTCGGCGGGCACTTCTTCCCATCAACCCCAATAGAAGTCAGTAAGATCGGGTCCTCCACCAAAGTATCTGGATGGACCTCTAGGCCATAAGACAACTCCACCTTGGCGCAACGCGCCGCATCGATGAGCGCAGGCACATCAATCTCATTGTCCCCAGTGCCCGCCTTTGCAGCACGAATCAGAGCCTCTCTCTGTGCAGCAGGTATACTCGACACCCTTCCCGCAAGCTTGGAGCCTGGCGGTGGGGTCGAGCTGCCCCATTCATAGTTCATCGGCCGCAGCAGCGCCGCGCCCGTCTGTAGTACCCAGCTCTGCGCCGCCCCCATGTCCTCGACTTCCTCCTCGGCCTTCTTCCGCCACTTCGTTGGGAGAACCTTGGAAAGGACGTGTACCGTGCCGAGGAAGCCTCGCTTGACGGCTTGGAAGAAGCCGTAGACTAACTCGTCAGGGACTTGGCGTATCAAAGCGCCCAGGGGAATTACAAGAACACCGAACAGCATCGACCAACCCCATTGCGCACCATTAAGGGGGCGGGTGTCGAATGCCTGACCACCCTTCCATATGATGATCATTTGCCCGGCCAAGGTGGCGCATTGCACGCCGATGAACCATGGGTTTCGAAGGACGCCTTGATACCAGATATTGAGCTTGTTATCGACACGACGGCAGTTGTGCTGATTGAAGAACTGCATCCAGACGTAGATGTTGAAGATCATAGTCTGCAGTGCCTCGCGCTCCGCGGTTGTGGTGGGGTGGAAGAGTTGGTCTCCTGCGTAGTGGAGGGTGAACATGACTGCAAGCTGGTAGATTGCCTGGCCTAGGATCATCTTCCACATTGTAATATTGACAATGGGTGCTGTACGTGGCTCCGGCCTGCGTTTGAGGAAGTCTGGTGAGGGGTAATCGGTGGCCAGACCGAGCGAGGCGAAGATATCCATGATGAGGTTGATGAAGAGCAGTTGAACGACGGTGAAAATGGAGTCTCCTGCCAACTCGGAGACAACAGTCAGAGTGCCAGCAGTGATGTTAATTGTGAATTGGAACTGATAGTCTGTTAGCGCACCTTGCTTTGACTCAAAACCCAGATCTCACTTACTTGAAGGAACTTCTTCACAGCTGTATTCACCGTGCGACCCCATACCAACGCCTTCACAATCGAGGCAAAGTTATCGTCGAGCAGAATAATAGACGCAGCTTCTTTAGCAACCTCGGTTCCTTGGATGCCCATAGCAAAGCCTACATCCGCCGCCTTGAGAGCCAACGCGTCATTGGTGCCATCGCCAGTCACAGCAACCGTCTCGCCCATTTTTTTCAGATGGGATACGAGGAGGAGCTTATCTTCCGGGCTAGATCTCGCCAACACCTGGAGCCGCGGAATAACCAGATCCAGCTGGGCGGGGGTCAGCTTCCGGAACGTCGGCCCATCCATAGCCAAGCCGCCGGCTGAATAGATGCCGCACTCTGATGCGATAGCCTTTGCCGTCAGAAAGTTGTCTCCGGTGACCATTCGCACAAACACCCCGGCCTCCTGGCACTGACGCACGGAGTCGAGGACCTCGGGTCTAAGGGGATCACGAATTCCAAAAACGCCGATGAACGTCATGTCGGCAAAGTGCTTCTCGAATTTGATGGAGTCGGGGTCATCTGGTGTTTCAAATGGTGCGTCAACGTCTTTGTAGGCGATGACAATAGGTCGGAGCATCTGCTTGGCGTAGTCGCGGATCGTCGATCGCAGGTCATCTCGTATCTCGATCGTGACACGCTGTACGGAGAGGCCGGTCTTCGGTTCCTTGAGGACGTTGGCACACTGGTCAAAGACGACCTCGGCCGCCCCTTTGACGAGAAGTCGGTATTTCCCACCGGGCAGCTTTGACATGACCGCCATCCACTTCCGCGACGCGTCAAAAGGGAACATGTCGACAATCTCGTTGTTTGCCCTCTCCTCGCTAAGTGGCCCCATGGCAAAGAACTCGCGGCTGAACCTGAGCAGAGCAGTCTCGGTGCTCGTCCCCACGAAGCCAGCATCGTTCGGATTATCGCTCTCGAATGACGTGGTATTCAGCGCGATGCTATTCTTCATCAGCGCTCTCACATCGCCGCTCAAGGATTCCAGCAAGGCTTTGGGGTGTTCCTGGTCCGAGGCATCATCGGTGCTCAGGTCTTTCTTCACATCGTCCTTGCTGATTTCTCTTGGCGCGTCACCGAAACGTTCATGGAGTCCGATTCTGCCAGTGACGACCGTCATGCTGTTCTGCGTCAATGTTCCTGTCTTATCTGAGCAGATGCATGTGGCATTACCCATGATCTCACAGGAACGGATGAGGCGGACGAGGTTCTTGTCCTTGAGCATTCTGGTCGTGGCAAAAGCGAGAGCAAGGGTGACGGCGAGGGCTAGACCTTCGGGCACGGTGATCACGACGACAGTGACGGCTAGGATCAAGAGTTTGAAGAAGGTCTCGGCCTTTTCAGAGGCAGTTCCTCTCATGGTTGGGAGCCCAACGAGGAAGCGGATGAACAGGATGAGGAAGAAGATGATGCCGGCAATCGCACCAAACGTAATGAGTTGCTTTGCCAACTTTCCCAGCTTCTGCTGCAGAGGAGTTTCCTCGACATCCTCTCTCAACGACATCAAGGTCCGGCCATACGTCGAGTTGGTTCCTACCGATGTCACGAGGTACGCACCGACACCACCGGAGACTGTCGTGCCGCTGAGGATGAAGGGGTCAGTGGCCGAAGATCTGTGAGCTTTTCGGTTGCGGATATCACTCTCGCTGGGAACGTTCTTGTGCACGAGTTCAGACTCGCCCGAGAGGGAGGACTCGTCGACCTGGATACCGGAGCCCTGAACAAGTACTCCATCGACGGCAACGACATCTCCAGTCTCAATGTGCATGATTTCTCCAACCTGCACGTCGTATACAGAGATGTTCTGGGTCTTACCGGACCGTATGACTTTGACATCTCTCTGCTCCTTCCTCTCATTGAGCTTAGCGAACCTGGCGTTCTTTTGCCAGTCCGTAGCAGCACTGGCGAACACAATTACCAGAATAGCTACAACAACGGTGACACCATCGACCCATTGGATGTTCGGCTCGTCATCGGATGCATCTACCGTTTCGTAGATGCCAAGCGCCAGAGAGATCGTAGCTGAGATCGTGAGGAGGAACATGAGCTTGTCGTTGAACGCGATCCATGCAAGCCTCAGAAACGATTTTTGCTTTCGTTTCGGGAGCCTGTTTTCGCCATATATACGTCTCCGGTCTGTATAGCCCTGGGCCTCATGTTGAATCAGGTCCAGGTCCAACTTGATACCGTGCTTGTGTTGTGTTGTCGGAGGTTGAGGCGTGATTGCGGCAGCCCGGTGTGCCTCTCCTGCGGTAACAGCTTCTTCGAACGATATTGTGCCATCGAGGCTTGTCTCGTCTACACTGAGCCCGGCGGCGAGATCTGTCCGCAAGCCAG
The window above is part of the Colletotrichum lupini chromosome 9, complete sequence genome. Proteins encoded here:
- a CDS encoding calcium-translocating P-type ATPase; translation: MTDEITAAAPRQPDTGQAPSQDPFSKQFAQQLEDNSKELDLRDDTVIEDNRFAFTPTQLHKLITARNLSALRRFGGLPGLAAGLRTDLAAGLSVDETSLDGTISFEEAVTAGEAHRAAAITPQPPTTQHKHGIKLDLDLIQHEAQGYTDRRRIYGENRLPKRKQKSFLRLAWIAFNDKLMFLLTISATISLALGIYETVDASDDEPNIQWVDGVTVVVAILVIVFASAATDWQKNARFAKLNERKEQRDVKVIRSGKTQNISVYDVQVGEIMHIETGDVVAVDGVLVQGSGIQVDESSLSGESELVHKNVPSESDIRNRKAHRSSATDPFILSGTTVSGGVGAYLVTSVGTNSTYGRTLMSLREDVEETPLQQKLGKLAKQLITFGAIAGIIFFLILFIRFLVGLPTMRGTASEKAETFFKLLILAVTVVVITVPEGLALAVTLALAFATTRMLKDKNLVRLIRSCEIMGNATCICSDKTGTLTQNSMTVVTGRIGLHERFGDAPREISKDDVKKDLSTDDASDQEHPKALLESLSGDVRALMKNSIALNTTSFESDNPNDAGFVGTSTETALLRFSREFFAMGPLSEERANNEIVDMFPFDASRKWMAVMSKLPGGKYRLLVKGAAEVVFDQCANVLKEPKTGLSVQRVTIEIRDDLRSTIRDYAKQMLRPIVIAYKDVDAPFETPDDPDSIKFEKHFADMTFIGVFGIRDPLRPEVLDSVRQCQEAGVFVRMVTGDNFLTAKAIASECGIYSAGGLAMDGPTFRKLTPAQLDLVIPRLQVLARSSPEDKLLLVSHLKKMGETVAVTGDGTNDALALKAADVGFAMGIQGTEVAKEAASIILLDDNFASIVKALVWGRTVNTAVKKFLQFQFTINITAGTLTVVSELAGDSIFTVVQLLFINLIMDIFASLGLATDYPSPDFLKRRPEPRTAPIVNITMWKMILGQAIYQLAVMFTLHYAGDQLFHPTTTAEREALQTMIFNIYVWMQFFNQHNCRRVDNKLNIWYQGVLRNPWFIGVQCATLAGQMIIIWKGGQAFDTRPLNGAQWGWSMLFGVLVIPLGALIRQVPDELVYGFFQAVKRGFLGTVHVLSKVLPTKWRKKAEEEVEDMGAAQSWVLQTGAALLRPMNYEWGSSTPPPGSKLAGRVSSIPAAQREALIRAAKAGTGDNEIDVPALIDAARCAKVELSYGLEVHPDTLVEDPILLTSIGVDGKKCPPSQDPEILRHFAHALTAQRSEVQYCFVFPVGGTLISYRRMYALFWSSHLARVLLNATDCILVVEDYIRADRILRRIAAITEGIRPAGSAGLCDWPILSRPSQGESHFWESFCMKMTMLHSFDLFAIEIHLLTSKSSASSSFPFIKVAMKWNTFAVVVAIAARKSAAHATFQQLWCARLPQSNSPVTNLAGNEVRCNVGGTSGVNAKCPVKAGGTVTIEMHQQNGDRSCKNEAIGGAHYGPVIVYLSKVDNAATADGSAGWFKIFQDGWSAKSGSGSGDDDNWGTKDLNTCCGKMDIPISKDIADGDYLLRAEVIALHAAGPSGGAQLYMTCFQLSVSGGTGTAKPATVSFPGAYKASDPGIAVNIHAKLSGYTVPGPAVASIGTTKTAGSGCSGCASTCDAAKGPVGTALPISPVGGGGTSPGTGSPPSCTVQKYAQCGGQGWTGCTTCAVSYHLLVFESHFQAFKLTTIYSLQSGSTCQGVSAPYYYQCA